From the Microvirgula aerodenitrificans DSM 15089 genome, the window GGCAGCCCGGTGTCGCGCGCCAGTTCCGCTGCCATGTGTCCGGCAAAATCCGGGTGCGCATTCAGGCCGGTCCCGACCGCCGTGCCCCCGATGGCGAGCTGGTACAGCGTCGGCAGCGCGGCTTCGACATAGCCGATGGCCAGATCGAGCTGGGCGACATAGCCGGAGAACTCCTGGCCCAGCGTCAGCGGTGTCGCATCCTGCAGATGCGTGCGACCGATCTTGATGATGTGGGCGAAGGTGCGCGCTTTTTCCGCCAGTGTGTCGCGCAGTGCACGCACCGCCGGCAGCAACTGGTCGTGCAGGCCTTCGGCGGCGGCAACGTGCATGGCGGTCGGGAACACGTCATTCGACGACTGGCCGTGGTTGACGTCATCGTTCGGATGGATCAGCCGTGCCTCGCCGCGCGTGCCGCCGAGTTTTTCCGAGGCCAGGTTGGCCAGCACCTCGTTCATGTTCATGTTGCTCTGCGTGCCCGAGCCGGTCTGCCAGACCGACAGCGGAAACTCGCCCGGATGGCGGCCATGGATCACATCGTCGGCGGCATCCATGATGGCTTTTGCCTTGTGCGAATCAAGCTGGCCCAGCGTGGTATTGACCCCGGCCGCCGCGCGCTTGATCCGTGCCAGCGCCCGGATCAGCCCCTCGGGCATCCGTTCGGTGGAAATGGCGAAGTGTTCCAGCGAACGCTGGGTCTGTGCCCCCCACAGGCGGTCGGCCGGCACGTCGATGGGGCCGAAACTGTCGTGTTCGGAACGGGTAGCACTCATGGGGAGGACTCCTTTGACTGACTGTGTGGGGGAGGGGCCGGACGATGAAGAAAGGCGCTGCCAGTATGGCACAGCCGATACGGGTGGGCGGCGCATGGCGCGATGCATATCGGGCACAAACAGAATTTGGAAATCGTAATTGGTTTCTTTTGCTTATATGCCGACTCCATTACAGTCCCCCCATGTGACCGGGAAGCCGGGCCGACAGACTGCAACGGAAGCGCTATGAGCATCGCCGACTTCGACATCGTGATTCAACCTGGCTGGCAGGATTCCTCGGCCGAACACTGGCAAAGCCGCTGGCAACTGGCATGGCCTGACGCCGTGCGGGTGGCCCATGGCAACTGGGATACGCCGGAGCTGCCGCGCTGGCTCGACGGGCTGGATGCGGCCCTGGCCGCATGCCGCAAGCCGGCGCTGGTGGTCGCCCACAGCCTGGGTTGCGTGACCGTTGCTCATCATGTGCGCCGGGGAGGCCGGCCGATTGCCGGTGCGCTGCTGGTGGCGCCGGCCGATGTCGAGCGCAGCGGCGTACCGGCGGCGCTGGCCGGATTTGCCCCGATCCCGGCGGCAGCATTGCCGTTTCCCGCCATACTGGTAGCCAGCGACGATGACCCGTATTGCCCGCTGGACCGGGCGGAAGCGCTGGCTGGCGCCTGGCGCACCGACCTGGTGCGAATTGGCAAGGCCGGGCATATCAACGCGGCATCGGGTCTGGGTGACTGGGCACAGGGGCGGGTGCTGCTCGAACTGCTGGCGAGGACGGTGGGCGGCGCCGGCCCTGCCCGGTCAGGAAAAATCCGGTAGTTGTGTCAGGAGAACGTTCGGGTGATAGAAGCTGGATCCGAGATCGAAAGTCATCCCGTATGGATTCTGCCCACGGATACGGAAATCATAACAGCTGTATTCTGTATCGACTCTGTAGTTGTACACCTGATCGTGGAGAATCGCCTTGATATGCCCTTCCACAATGGGCGTTCGATAGGGACCATTGAAACAGGGCCTGACTTCGACAAGCCCGTTTGCATGCGCTTCGGTGGTGCAGGCAATTTCGCCATTGACTTGATGGTTAATGCGGAATGACTGTTGCGATGCAGGCAGAACCAATTCTTCTTGCTCAATTTGCAGGCAATGACCAGCGTGGATGGTGGCAATGTTTTTCCGCGTGTCGGCACCCTGTATGGAGGTCCATATTTTTTTCCCTGCCGCATTATAAAAATAAGAATGCGTTTGTGTTTTTCCCTGCTCTGTAGTGGTTAATTTCGTAATATTGTTTGCCGCGCCATAAAGAAACTTCTTCTGTGTGGTGGTGTTGAATCGGGTGCAGGTATTGCTGATGATGTTGCCTTCCGTGTCGTAGGCCAGGTCAACCTGGGTGCGAGTCAGGGAGCCAGACTGTGTCGTCAATATTTTTTCAAGCCGAAAGGCGGTGTTGTAGGTATACAGGGACTCCGTTTCTTCTCTGCCTGATTCTCCTCTGATTCGATAAATATTGTTCAGGCTATCGTACTCGAAACGCTGATAATTTTGTATTTGATCATACTCGTTACGGTAAACGACATTGCCTGCTCTCCTCCATTTCCAGAGGGAGCCACGGCTGTTGTACTCATACGTTTCGGACCACTTGTGGGTATTTGTGGCGCTGAATGTGTAGGAGACATCGCTGAGCTGCAAATGCCTGTTGTATTGCATGACGGTTTGCAGAATGTTGTGATTGTAAAAAATGTAATTGTTGCAAACAACCAGATTATAATTTCCGTAGTGAAAATTTTTCCTGATGCCATTGTAAACACTGTTTCTGGACAGATGCTTTGCATAATTGTCGATGCCGGTGATATTCCCCGTCGCTGCTGAACGATGGATATGGGAAAGCCAGATAATGGAATTGTTCAATTCTCTATGCGTAAGGTAAAAGATAACGAATTTTTCGTTGCCGTTGCCGTCGTATTTGTATACTGCTCTGATGATGGATGCGTTTTTATTGAAAGAGACCTGGACCTGCTCTGGCTTCCCACAAACGGTAGGAAGAATTTCTGTCGAGTATCTTCCCAGTGCGCTAAAGCCCCAGCTTCCAGTTTCCTTTACCAGTTGATTAAACTGGTTGTAGGCCAGTGTTCTGGTGAACGTTCCTTCATTTTGAACGACTTTATCCTCTACCAGCAAACCGGTTTTTTCATCGTAGCTGAATGAGAAAACCGATATTGTGATGCGAGACTCATCCAGGATTTTTTGCTTTGTGACCTGACCAAGTGCCGAGTTGTATTCATAATCCCATGCACGCCCGCCGGATATGGAAATGCGGTTTGGGCATGTAAAAATATTGGTTTTTGAATAGTCGTAATCGGATTTTGCCGACAATGTTGTCGAAGTGGTAACCCTGTCCAGCCCATCGTATGTTGATTCTCCGATAACAACAGAGTCAACGGATATTCTGGATATCAGTGTGTCGCTGCTATGCGGTGCATAGGCATAAAGGGTTGTGCCGCTCGATGTGCCGGTCTCGGAAATTTTTCTGTCGAATGCATCGTACAGAAAATATTTTTCTTCTCTTTCCGTTCGCGTATGCAAACGCAGTCTCATGAAATCATCATAAGAGAACGTCTCTGTAACGTCGGGCGTGCTCGCTTTGCTCGATGGGTAAGTTTCCTCCTTTGAAACCTGATGGGTGTCATTCCAGTATGCTATTGTTTTTTTGTCGCCAGGTGTCGAGATGGTAGTAACGGTTTTCTGGTTTGCATTGCCCTGGACTGTGTCGTATTCATAGACATCCTTTGACAGGGTTGTATCGTATTTTGACAGAAGCTCATTATAAATATTCCATTTGTAATAAGTAATGAGTGTTACCAATGGGGCGACAGGCGTCACCGTGCTTGCTGGATTTGGGTAATCGAAACGGGTTTCTGTCGAAAGCTGGTTGAGGTCATTGAACTCATTGCGAATGATTTCATAGCTGATGCCGGGTGCCTCCGGAGAGGAAGAACGGCTGGAGGGGGCGAGCCAGGAGGTACTGATCAGATTGCCTGAGCCATCGAATATCTCTATTTCAGCGTAAGGAAGGGATGACCTTGTCGTGGTGGTGCTATTGGAAAGTGCATCGAATACGACATCTGTCGTCATGGAGCCGGGATAGCCTTTGGCGTATGTGCTTCTTGTAATTCTTCCCAGTTGATCATATTCAAAATCGGTAATATTGTTGTTGTTGTCGGTGGAAGAAATGACATCTGC encodes:
- a CDS encoding RBBP9/YdeN family alpha/beta hydrolase, whose amino-acid sequence is MSIADFDIVIQPGWQDSSAEHWQSRWQLAWPDAVRVAHGNWDTPELPRWLDGLDAALAACRKPALVVAHSLGCVTVAHHVRRGGRPIAGALLVAPADVERSGVPAALAGFAPIPAAALPFPAILVASDDDPYCPLDRAEALAGAWRTDLVRIGKAGHINAASGLGDWAQGRVLLELLARTVGGAGPARSGKIR
- the fumC gene encoding class II fumarate hydratase; the encoded protein is MSATRSEHDSFGPIDVPADRLWGAQTQRSLEHFAISTERMPEGLIRALARIKRAAAGVNTTLGQLDSHKAKAIMDAADDVIHGRHPGEFPLSVWQTGSGTQSNMNMNEVLANLASEKLGGTRGEARLIHPNDDVNHGQSSNDVFPTAMHVAAAEGLHDQLLPAVRALRDTLAEKARTFAHIIKIGRTHLQDATPLTLGQEFSGYVAQLDLAIGYVEAALPTLYQLAIGGTAVGTGLNAHPDFAGHMAAELARDTGLPFESAPNKFAALAGHEPLVHAHGALKTLAAALFKIANDIRWLASGPRSGLGELSLPENEPGSSIMPGKVNPTQAEALTMACVRVLGNDTTVNLAGASGNFELNVYKPVIIDAFMQSVRLLADASRSFDHHCARGIVAREERIAELMSRSLMLVTALAPHIGYDRAAAIAKHAHHHGLTLRDAAIALGATSADDFDAWVRPENMV